tgagctccagggtgtgtagtgagctccagggtgtgtagtgagctccagggtgtgtgtagtgagctccagggtgtgtgtagtgagctccagggtgtgtagtgagcaccagggtgtgtagtgagctccagggtgtgtgtagtgcgctccagggtgtgtgtagtgagctccagggtgtgtagtgagctccagggtgtgtgtagtgagctccagggtgtgtgtagtgagctccagggtgtgtgtagtgagctccagggtgtgtagtgagctccagggtgtgtagtgagctccagggtgtgtagtgagcaccagggtgtgtgtagtgagctccagggtgtgtagtgagctccagggtgtgtagtgagctccagggtgtgtgtagtgagctccagggtgtgtgtagtgagctccagggtgtgtagtgagctccagggtgtgtagtgagctccagggtgtgtagtgagctccagggtgtgtagtgagctccagggtgtgtagtgagctccagggtgtgtagtgagctccagggtgtgtagtgagctccagggtgtgtagtgagctccagggtgtgtagtgagctccagggtgtgtagtgagctccagggtgtgtagtgagcaccagggtgtgtgtagtgagctccggggtgtgtagtgagctccagggtgtgtagtgagctccggggtgtgtagtgagctccggggtgtgtagtgagctccagggtgtgtagtgagctccagggtgtgtgtagtgagcaccagggtgtgtgtagtgagctccagggtgtgtgcTCCCCGCAGCAAATGGACGATGCGGTCAGGAAGTTCTCCCAGCGCATGGAGCACACCACAGCAGACAGCACCTTCGTGGTCATCATGTCCCACGGGAAGCTGGGGCAGATCCTGGGGGTCAACCATGACGAGGATGCGGGTCAACCAGACGTGTTTCCTGTCGACAACATtttcacacacctgaacacgaAGCACTGCAAAGACCTGCGGAACAAACCTAAGGTCATCATCATCCAGGCCTGTCGAGGAGGTTGGTGTCGCCTCGTCTCACGCTGTCACTTCTCACACGCTTTCATCCTAAGCAACATATGAATATTGCATGTAGAAAGCACAGTAGAAAATCAAGGATctgaagtgcatagttctaacagtattttagTGATCAGTCAAGAAAAGGTCTGTATTCCCTCTTGCCTTGGCCGTGATTATTTGCATGACTTGAACTAGAAACCCAAGAAGTGTAATTGGTGCGTTAGTCTGGTCATTCCTCAACACAAACTGTCATCTCTCCTCTGTAGAAACAGCACAATCACTGTGATTGTATACTGATCTACATGGCCACAGTAGCACGATGGCTTGACTTATCTTGTCCCCTTAAAACAGCCCACTCTGAAAATGTTTTTTACAATCTTCCAGAGAAAGAGGGCTCTGTGATGGTCTCAGACACGGTGCCTGTGTCTGGTCATGACCTGGAGGAGGACTCTATTAAGGAACACAAAGAAAAGGATTTCATCTCCATCTTGTCCAGCACCCCAGGTCCACACCTCCTTCTTCATGTTTCTAGTTCCTCTCTGCAGACTATGTAACCAGTAATGCCTTTACAGTTCTGCAGGCAGGAAGTAAGTCGGTCTGCTCTGTCTTCCATGGTCCTCAGATACCGTGTCCTTCAGACACAAGGAAAAGGGCTCCTTAATGATCCAGTATATCGTGGAGACTTTCAACACATACGCCTGtgataaacacatctctgaatTGTTCACCAGGGTAAGTATCATGGTGGAAGTTCTGGGAATCAATCGTCTATAACACTCAAACATTAgacaatagggagtcaggtggctgagcggttaaagaatcgggctagtaatcagaaggttgctggttcgattcccggccgtgacaaatgacgttgtgtccttgggcaaggcacttcaccctacttgcctcggggaatgtccctgtaattactgtaagtcgctctggataagggcgtctgctaaatgactaaatgtaaatgtacacacaaaACATCTGCAGATCGGATCAAACACGGGAGCGTTTGAATCGGATCAAACACGGGAGCGTTTGAATCGGATCAAACACGGGAGCGTTTGAATCGGATCAAACACGGGAGCGTTTGAATCGGATCAAACACGGGAGCGTTTGAATCGGATCAAACACGGGAGCGTTTGAATCGGAGCGTTTGAATCGGATCAAACACGGGAGCGTTTGAAGTCAGCGCCTAGCTCCGCATTTGATTCCCGACTGAAACAAGCACCCGTTTTCACAGGGCTGGAAATACAAACATAAAACATCTGGTTTCAGGAAATGAGAGAAAACTCAGACAGCTAGTGACCAACAGGAAACAGATCCTGTCCACACAGAATATCGGGTTGCACCTTCTCCTAGTCTAACACCTTCTCTTAGTCTAACACCTTCTCCTAGTCTAACACCTTCTCTTAGTCTAACACCTTCTCTTAGTCTAACACCTTCTTCTAGTCTAACATCTTCTCTTAGTCTAACACCTTCTCCTAGTCTAACATCTTCTTCTAGTCTAACATCTTCTCTTAGTCTAACACCTTCTCCTAGTCTAACACCTTCTCTTAGTCTAACACCTTCTCTTAGTCTAACACCTTCTCCTAGTCTAACATCTTCTCTTAGTCTAACACCTTCTCCTAGTCTAACATCTTCTTCTAGTCTAACATCTTCTCCTAGTCTAACACCTTCTCCTAGTCTAACACCTTCTCCTAGTCTAACACCTTCTCCTAGTCTAACACCTTCTCTTAGTCTAACACCTTCTCCTAGTCTAACATCTTCTTCTAGTCTAACATCTTCTTCTAGTCTAACATCTTCTCCTAGTCTAACACCTTCTCTTAGTCTAACACCTTCTCCTAGTCTAACACCTTCTCTTAGTCTAACATCTTCTCTTAGTCTAACACCTTCTCCTAGTCTAACATCTTCTTCTAGTCTAACATCTTCTCTTAGTCTAACACCTTCTCTTAGTCTAACACCTTCTCCTAGTCTAACATCTTCTCCATGGGACGTCTGCTTTGTCTTAAACCCACACGTACCCTTGAGCTTTCCCATGTCAGgcaagagagtgagagcagGGAAGCAGGGAACTGTGTAGACAGTGGGCCTAGATTGTttatctctccaccccccaaaGTGGTTGGAGTGGTGACTGGATAGAGCGATCGACTTCAGGAATTtatgttcttagtacttatatgttatgctaggttgcttgcgttgtcttgtcccaagaatttcagtctgaccttgtgttgttctttgcacctgacaataaaacttGAAAGGAATGAATTCCCCTCAGTACGGTTCTCTAGTTAACCTTTTGTGATGTGACTGTTACCACGATACTAACATTTAATACCATTTAATTACACAGCAGTTCCTATGCAACTACAGTGTTCTTACTACGGGTGTTGCTATGAACTTTCACAAAGTGTTGCTATGTGGCTACATGGTTgttaatgtaaccttcatgTAAAGCATTGTCCAGATCTGTTTTAATGAACATGTAACATCGGTGGCAGTTTTACCTCTAACCTAATGTCTTCCTGTTTTAATCCTGAAGGTTATGAGACGATTTGAAGCAAAAGAACATGGTAAATGTCAGATGCCCTCCATCGATAGATGCACTCTGGTGAAGGAATTCTACCTGTTCCCAGGCCTCTGACAGCGCATCACAGCCCAGGCCTCTGACAGCGCATCACAGTcacggggggatttgaacctgtgacctcttgatctgcagtccaaAGTTTTACCACTCAGTTATAATCTCACAATCACACTCACactaaatgtattttagatACATTATATATACCTTTAATGCAGCACATGTACAACAATGGGATTTTCCTTTATTATGGaacaatatatttacatttagtcatttttacatttacagtacTTTACTCATGCAAGGTGATAATGGGCAACATGTACTTTAATTCTCTGTCTTCTTTATGCTCTTTTATGCTCTTTAGTATCCAGCATCCTATGCTTCAGACCAGATGTAGCCAGCATAAAGGGGCAGGATGTTGTGCTTTGTAAGACATAGCATCATCATGAACAGAATGTCACATGACCTTTTCTTTCAAAGCTTCTCAGCTTCTTTACCAAACCTCAAGTGAATGTGGTCAGTTTTATAATGAATCTGGTAATGACCTGGTAAAAGGGATATATCATATTTTTTAACATACAGTGTACTGTATACACAGACATAACCTGTCTGCATATACCGTATGCGTAAACCTGTTTTGTTTTGCTCCTAGTGGTTAACAACTTTGAAATAAATGAGTGGTGTATAAGTTATTTTTCAAGTTTGTGCTTGCTGGCAATACCCCTAGGTTAATCTTACAGGTGACTGTGGTATTTTTGAAGAGTGTCAATAAAGTGGACAGTTCTTTCGCCAATTGGTTATGTAGAAACAAGGCCCGGGAAATCTTCAACTCCTGCGAGGCGATCGCCTCGCAGGAGTTCTTTCAGCAGACTATGGTCTGCTGAAAGAACTGGATCGTAATCTCTTCAAAAAAAATGGCGGGGGCGTGTTATGAAATACATACTTTGTGTTTCTAACCTGTAATTCCGGTGTATCCACCAGGTTTCTGAGAACATTCAAATACAGAGTCTCCATGAGCAGATATGACACGTAGGCTAGGCTACAAAATTTATGTTCCATAGAATCATGAGTGCACACTGCCATACTCCCGGGAGACTAATGCAACTAAGAACTAGAGAGGTACACCCAACTAAACCGCCAGATAGTATTATGTAACTAGagaggaaattgtagggtgtgcttgcttgcgtcggttgcacaggggtccgttttttaatgacatttttacaactgatatttctgtatttta
The genomic region above belongs to Osmerus eperlanus chromosome 11, fOsmEpe2.1, whole genome shotgun sequence and contains:
- the LOC134028796 gene encoding caspase a-like isoform X4 encodes the protein MIDFICGRDELLHAELGLSQVQPAPQPKPQPQAQPQAQPHPQPQPQSQARPLSSVLIPSLEKFKADILQSKEIYHKDPRDCTRLALLITNIQFAAEDLLRRGAERDEENMEVLLRGLGYQVVKLRNLSGQQMDDAVRKFSQRMEHTTADSTFVVIMSHGKLGQILGVNHDEDAGQPDVFPVDNIFTHLNTKHCKDLRNKPKVIIIQACRGEKEGSVMVSDTVPVSGHDLEEDSIKEHKEKDFISILSSTPDTVSFRHKEKGSLMIQYIVETFNTYACDKHISELFTRVMRRFEAKEHGKCQMPSIDRCTLVKEFYLFPGL
- the LOC134028796 gene encoding caspase a-like isoform X3, which produces MAAELSRVRTRFIEKVSKALTRSLLDDLLEARVLNQGESEEILEDNCGRRDQARCLIDIVRKKGDHASNQMIDFICGRDELLHAELGLSQPQAQPHPQPQPQSQARPLSSVLIPSLEKFKADILQSKEIYHKDPRDCTRLALLITNIQFAAEDLLRRGAERDEENMEVLLRGLGYQVVKLRNLSGQQMDDAVRKFSQRMEHTTADSTFVVIMSHGKLGQILGVNHDEDAGQPDVFPVDNIFTHLNTKHCKDLRNKPKVIIIQACRGEKEGSVMVSDTVPVSGHDLEEDSIKEHKEKDFISILSSTPDTVSFRHKEKGSLMIQYIVETFNTYACDKHISELFTRVMRRFEAKEHGKCQMPSIDRCTLVKEFYLFPGL
- the LOC134028796 gene encoding caspase a-like isoform X2, whose protein sequence is MAAELSRVRTRFIEKVSKALTRSLLDDLLEARVLNQGESEEILEDNCGRRDQARCLIDIVRKKGDHASNQMIDFICGRDELLHAELGLSQAQPQAQPHPQPQPQSQARPLSSVLIPSLEKFKADILQSKEIYHKDPRDCTRLALLITNIQFAAEDLLRRGAERDEENMEVLLRGLGYQVVKLRNLSGQQMDDAVRKFSQRMEHTTADSTFVVIMSHGKLGQILGVNHDEDAGQPDVFPVDNIFTHLNTKHCKDLRNKPKVIIIQACRGEKEGSVMVSDTVPVSGHDLEEDSIKEHKEKDFISILSSTPDTVSFRHKEKGSLMIQYIVETFNTYACDKHISELFTRVMRRFEAKEHGKCQMPSIDRCTLVKEFYLFPGL